A part of Nitrospira sp. genomic DNA contains:
- a CDS encoding alginate export family protein: MRRLFVMRSLLVLCLALVHLSWGLFDAPSARAEAGQIGYGPPSPMNAWSSSGGNELHHTAPLPARPTFELQRFWMRADLRVRPEWRNGVCFGGGPPVAGACNSLNAEGSGTSAFKEDKANDFFIQQWARVGLGYDPSQDINFYVELQDSATWGSSGNPTNGTQGGDASNHQCSVLRSGQCRLGLRAAYGLLRNLGGIDGLSLKVGRQYLVFGNQRLFGHFDWANTGYSHDGIMLSYATPAFDTKLGWFRHSETDLGQAAPGGSLTPNLLACNPAIPSSPPCNPALAQQAADAGSDVDMLVFYNQIRSLPRMVVEPYYVLYSNRLPERANPGQYLAKSSSQLRHMIGLRVEVRHGNWDLTHESAYQFGQAADGFGGDNRRTLHINAWASGSSFGHTWYQQSWRPRVAIGFDFASGDGDSNCVAPGNTLTRSCGGNANTFENFFPTNFLHVGYMLNGAWRNTVQPHVNLQARPTARDHLEIWALRKYLASARDNWYRGAQGPLIFSRSDNTTTHIGDELDVAWSHMFADGKVSLAVIYGHFFSGPYIREHLGTADDQDWGIVQFWTNF, encoded by the coding sequence ATGCGCCGTCTTTTCGTCATGCGGAGCCTGCTGGTGCTCTGCCTTGCCCTGGTCCACCTGTCCTGGGGTCTGTTCGACGCTCCTTCCGCCCGCGCAGAGGCAGGCCAGATCGGATATGGGCCACCTTCACCGATGAATGCCTGGTCGTCGTCCGGCGGGAACGAACTCCACCACACTGCGCCATTGCCGGCCCGGCCAACGTTCGAGCTTCAGCGCTTCTGGATGCGCGCAGATCTGCGAGTCAGACCGGAATGGCGAAATGGGGTCTGCTTCGGAGGTGGACCTCCGGTCGCCGGCGCCTGCAACAGTTTGAACGCGGAAGGATCTGGCACATCCGCCTTCAAGGAGGACAAAGCGAACGACTTCTTCATCCAGCAATGGGCCCGAGTAGGCCTCGGCTACGATCCCTCCCAGGACATCAACTTTTACGTTGAACTCCAGGATTCGGCCACCTGGGGAAGCAGCGGTAACCCAACGAATGGGACCCAGGGCGGAGACGCCTCGAACCATCAATGCTCCGTACTGCGTTCCGGGCAATGCCGGCTGGGACTTCGTGCGGCCTATGGCCTGCTTCGCAACCTCGGCGGCATTGACGGGTTGAGTCTCAAAGTGGGACGCCAGTATCTGGTCTTCGGCAACCAGCGGCTGTTCGGACATTTTGATTGGGCCAATACCGGCTACTCGCACGACGGCATTATGCTGAGTTATGCCACGCCGGCTTTTGATACGAAACTCGGTTGGTTCCGACATTCGGAGACGGACCTGGGTCAGGCTGCCCCCGGCGGAAGCCTGACGCCCAATCTCCTCGCGTGCAATCCAGCCATTCCCTCCTCACCCCCCTGCAATCCCGCGCTGGCACAACAGGCAGCGGACGCGGGCAGCGATGTGGACATGCTGGTGTTCTACAACCAGATTCGCAGCCTCCCTCGCATGGTGGTGGAACCCTACTACGTCCTCTATTCCAATCGACTCCCCGAGCGAGCCAATCCGGGACAATATCTCGCCAAATCTTCGTCGCAACTCCGGCACATGATCGGCCTCCGCGTCGAAGTCCGTCATGGCAACTGGGATCTCACCCATGAAAGCGCCTACCAGTTCGGACAAGCCGCCGACGGTTTTGGTGGGGACAACCGGCGAACCCTCCATATCAACGCATGGGCGTCCGGCAGTTCATTCGGCCATACCTGGTATCAACAGTCCTGGAGACCTCGCGTGGCGATCGGCTTCGATTTCGCCTCCGGCGACGGCGACAGCAACTGCGTTGCGCCGGGCAATACTCTCACGCGAAGCTGCGGCGGCAATGCCAATACCTTCGAGAATTTTTTCCCGACGAACTTTCTTCATGTCGGCTACATGTTGAACGGTGCCTGGCGCAACACGGTCCAACCACACGTGAACCTGCAAGCACGGCCGACCGCGCGGGACCATCTTGAAATCTGGGCATTGCGCAAGTACTTGGCAAGCGCGCGGGATAATTGGTACCGTGGAGCACAGGGGCCGTTGATCTTCTCGCGCTCCGACAACACCACCACTCACATCGGCGACGAACTCGATGTCGCCTGGAGTCATATGTTCGCCGACGGAAAAGTTTCACTGGCGGTCATCTACGGCCATTTCTTTTCCGGGCCCTACATCCGGGAGCACCTGGGCACGGCTGACGATCAGGACTGGGGCATCGTGCAATTCTGGACAAATTTTTAA